One segment of Candidatus Thioglobus sp. DNA contains the following:
- the nadB gene encoding L-aspartate oxidase has product MPKQATFNNPHEQHQFDVLIIGTGSAGLMSALQLSRHLSVALIAKDEALEGSSFYAQGGISAVLDAHDNFEAHVTDTLSSAAGLADEAAVKFMVKNAPAAISSLESSGVQFTKDSNNYHLTTEGGHTNRRVVHVADNTGQSIQVNLLDNVKQCKNITLFENYIAIDLLIKDNQCSGAYILNKSTHQVESFLAYKTIIATGGASKVYLYTSNPDTSTGDGVAMASRAGCHIMNMEFAQFHPTCLYHPHAKSFLISEAIRGEGGKLHLPNGETFMHKYDERGELAPRDIVARAIDSEMKSGGLDCVYLNISFKGENWIKKHFPTIYNKCQTFGIDISKASIPVVPAAHYTCGGIDTNLKGLTNIGNLYAIGEVAHTGVHGANRMASNSLLECIVFAKSCAQDINQKVLIPSSSKFDPWDASRVAPSKEKVVVTHLWDEVRLIMWNFVGIVRSDRRLKYAQHRLEQIEKEVDEYYSLYLISSDLVELRNLVRTAQIIIKSALSRKESRGLHFNEDHPNQSDSIKNTII; this is encoded by the coding sequence ATGCCGAAGCAAGCAACATTCAACAATCCACATGAACAGCATCAATTTGATGTACTAATCATTGGTACAGGAAGTGCGGGGTTAATGAGTGCCCTACAACTTTCAAGACACTTATCTGTCGCACTAATCGCCAAAGATGAAGCTTTAGAAGGAAGCTCTTTTTATGCCCAAGGTGGCATTTCAGCTGTGCTAGATGCACACGATAATTTTGAAGCGCATGTTACGGATACACTTTCTTCTGCTGCTGGATTAGCTGATGAAGCAGCTGTAAAATTTATGGTTAAAAATGCGCCGGCTGCAATTTCTTCATTGGAATCCTCAGGCGTTCAATTTACCAAAGACAGTAACAATTATCATCTCACTACTGAGGGTGGTCATACCAATAGACGTGTGGTGCATGTTGCAGATAATACAGGGCAGTCTATTCAGGTAAATCTCTTAGATAATGTAAAGCAATGTAAAAATATCACTTTATTTGAAAACTATATTGCTATCGATTTACTCATCAAAGATAATCAGTGCTCTGGCGCCTATATTCTTAACAAAAGCACTCATCAAGTTGAGAGTTTTTTGGCTTATAAAACCATAATAGCTACAGGAGGCGCTTCCAAAGTTTATTTGTATACCTCCAATCCTGATACCTCAACCGGAGATGGTGTCGCTATGGCAAGTCGAGCAGGTTGTCATATCATGAATATGGAATTTGCCCAATTCCACCCTACTTGTCTGTATCACCCACATGCAAAATCATTTTTGATTTCAGAGGCCATTCGAGGAGAAGGCGGTAAGCTTCACTTGCCTAATGGTGAAACTTTTATGCACAAATATGATGAGCGTGGCGAACTTGCACCCAGAGATATCGTTGCAAGAGCGATCGATTCTGAAATGAAGTCTGGTGGCTTGGATTGTGTTTATTTAAACATCTCATTCAAAGGTGAAAACTGGATTAAAAAGCACTTTCCTACTATTTATAACAAGTGTCAAACATTTGGCATAGATATATCAAAAGCCTCTATACCTGTTGTTCCAGCAGCTCATTACACTTGTGGTGGTATCGATACTAATTTGAAAGGTTTAACCAATATTGGCAATCTATATGCAATTGGTGAAGTTGCTCATACGGGCGTTCATGGCGCTAATCGCATGGCGAGCAATTCACTCTTAGAGTGTATCGTATTTGCGAAATCTTGCGCTCAAGATATCAATCAAAAAGTATTAATACCATCATCTTCTAAATTTGACCCCTGGGATGCTTCTCGAGTGGCCCCCTCTAAAGAGAAGGTTGTTGTTACTCATTTATGGGACGAAGTTCGCTTAATTATGTGGAATTTTGTTGGCATTGTTCGCTCTGATAGACGTCTTAAATATGCCCAGCATCGACTTGAACAAATTGAAAAAGAAGTTGATGAATATTACAGCTTATACCTTATTTCTAGTGATTTAGTTGAGCTCAGAAACTTAGTAAGAACTGCCCAAATTATTATTAAATCTGCACTTTCCAGAAAAGAGAGTCGAGGACTGCACTTCAACGAAGATCATCCTAATCAATCTGACAGTATAAAAAACACTATAATATAA
- the def gene encoding peptide deformylase codes for MLLPILHYPDKRLRTKAAPIEKVDDTIRSLVKDMFSTMYDAPGIGLAATQVNHHVRLIVIDTSEDKTQPLCLINPEIIEKDGEIEWDEGCLSVPDYYECVTRANHIKVRALNEQGVMFELEAQDILGVCIQHEIDHLDGILFVDHLSKLKQRRLLEKTKKAQK; via the coding sequence ATGTTACTCCCTATTCTACATTACCCAGATAAGCGCCTAAGAACGAAAGCTGCGCCTATTGAAAAAGTTGATGACACTATTCGTTCATTAGTTAAAGATATGTTTAGCACTATGTATGATGCTCCTGGAATTGGCCTGGCAGCAACTCAAGTCAACCATCATGTTCGACTAATCGTCATAGACACTTCAGAAGATAAGACACAGCCTTTATGCCTTATTAATCCAGAGATTATTGAAAAAGATGGAGAGATCGAATGGGATGAGGGTTGTCTATCAGTCCCTGATTACTACGAATGTGTAACACGTGCAAATCATATTAAAGTGAGAGCACTAAATGAGCAAGGTGTGATGTTTGAACTAGAAGCTCAAGATATTTTAGGTGTTTGCATTCAACATGAAATAGATCATTTAGATGGTATTTTATTTGTAGATCACCTCTCCAAACTCAAGCAAAGACGTCTGCTTGAAAAAACCAAAAAAGCTCAAAAGTAA
- the dusB gene encoding tRNA dihydrouridine synthase DusB — protein sequence MQIGPYKLDSIALLAPMAGTSDKPFRMLCKSLGAGLTTSEMVVIQEHLLKTNKTKYRLDFKGEKEPISIQIAGSEAQELAHAAQRAVDFGADIIDINMGCPAKKVCNKASGSALMQDEILVKDILESVVSAVDIPVTLKMRAGWDTDNKNAPTIAQIAEQAGIQMLSVHGRTKADKYNGMAEYDTIKSVVDQVKIPVIANGDIISAEKAQQVLDYTNASGVMIGRAAQGNPWIFSEINYYLNTQKKFNPIPLEEQKSTILKHIHQIYAFYGDFLGLRLARKHILWYATHLDKNHMQKFWQTINKVTDREQQFKLFENYLNQL from the coding sequence ATTCAAATTGGTCCTTATAAGCTTGATTCAATAGCATTATTAGCGCCTATGGCTGGCACTAGCGACAAACCTTTTAGAATGTTATGTAAATCCTTAGGCGCAGGGCTCACCACCTCAGAAATGGTCGTCATACAAGAGCATTTACTTAAAACTAATAAAACTAAATATCGCCTAGATTTTAAAGGTGAAAAAGAACCAATTAGCATTCAAATAGCGGGATCAGAAGCGCAAGAATTAGCGCATGCTGCACAAAGAGCGGTTGATTTTGGTGCAGATATTATTGATATTAATATGGGCTGTCCTGCTAAAAAAGTCTGTAATAAAGCCTCCGGATCTGCCTTAATGCAAGATGAAATACTTGTTAAAGATATCCTTGAATCAGTCGTATCGGCAGTAGATATCCCCGTGACCTTAAAAATGCGAGCAGGTTGGGATACTGATAACAAAAATGCCCCAACCATTGCCCAAATTGCAGAACAAGCGGGCATTCAAATGCTAAGTGTGCACGGCCGCACTAAAGCAGATAAATATAATGGTATGGCAGAATATGACACCATTAAGTCTGTTGTTGATCAAGTTAAAATACCTGTCATTGCTAATGGGGACATTATCAGTGCTGAAAAAGCACAACAAGTATTAGATTACACGAATGCTTCAGGTGTTATGATTGGAAGAGCAGCTCAAGGCAACCCTTGGATATTTTCTGAGATCAACTACTATCTTAACACCCAGAAAAAATTCAATCCAATCCCACTTGAAGAGCAAAAATCTACTATACTTAAGCATATTCATCAGATTTATGCTTTTTATGGTGATTTTTTGGGATTGAGGCTCGCCAGAAAGCACATTCTTTGGTATGCTACGCACCTTGATAAAAACCACATGCAGAAATTTTGGCAAACGATTAACAAAGTCACTGATCGTGAGCAACAATTCAAACTTTTTGAGAACTACTTAAACCAATTATGA
- a CDS encoding Fis family transcriptional regulator: MSSTDLPACINAKLTRYFEQLDGEQASGVHKMVMNEVEPVVIKFILELVNNNQSEASRILGVNRGTLKKKIEFYKL; this comes from the coding sequence ATGAGCTCTACAGATTTACCAGCCTGCATCAATGCAAAATTAACTCGCTACTTCGAGCAACTTGATGGTGAGCAAGCATCTGGCGTTCATAAAATGGTTATGAATGAAGTGGAGCCTGTCGTTATAAAATTTATTTTAGAGTTAGTCAACAATAACCAGAGTGAAGCTTCTCGCATATTAGGCGTTAATCGTGGCACACTTAAGAAAAAAATCGAATTCTATAAGCTCTAA
- the purH gene encoding bifunctional phosphoribosylaminoimidazolecarboxamide formyltransferase/IMP cyclohydrolase translates to MSIQRALISVSDKTGILELAQVLVSKNIEILSTGGTAKLLAEQGIPVIEVSDYTGFPEMMAGRVKTLNPKIHGGILARRGLDEEVMTQNDINPIDLVVVNLYPFQATIANPDCKLEDAIENIDIGGPAMLRSSAKNHASVTVVVDASDYQTVMDEITANGNTTLKTRTKLALKTFEHTAQYDGAIANYLGKEQDGFSNTINLQFHKTQSMRYGENPHQNAAFYVEQNITEACVASSTQFQGKEMSFNNMADADAALECVRSFNAPACVIVKHANPCGVALRDNIHEAYLDAFKTDPTSAFGGIIAFNRPLDKATAQDIIEKQFVEVIIAPSVDDDAKDILSAKQNIRALECGDLSSAQPSLDYKRVTSGLLVQDKDLGVITENDIKCVSELAPTAGQIKDLLFAWKVAKTVKSNAIVYVKNEMTIGVGAGQMSRVYSAKIAGIKASDEGLVVEGSVMASDAFFPFRDGIDAAAQAGIKAIIQPGGSMRDDEVITAANEHGIAMVFTGMRHFKH, encoded by the coding sequence ATGTCTATACAACGCGCTTTAATTAGTGTTTCAGATAAAACTGGTATTCTTGAACTTGCTCAAGTATTGGTCAGTAAGAATATTGAAATTCTCTCAACAGGTGGTACTGCTAAATTATTGGCTGAACAAGGTATTCCTGTCATAGAAGTATCTGACTATACTGGTTTTCCAGAGATGATGGCAGGACGTGTAAAAACTCTTAATCCAAAAATTCATGGCGGCATCTTAGCGCGTCGAGGCCTTGATGAAGAAGTAATGACACAGAATGATATCAATCCAATTGATTTAGTGGTTGTTAACCTCTACCCTTTTCAAGCAACGATTGCCAATCCAGACTGCAAATTAGAAGATGCGATTGAAAATATTGACATCGGTGGTCCAGCGATGTTGCGCTCTAGTGCAAAAAATCATGCATCTGTAACGGTCGTTGTTGATGCTTCAGATTATCAAACTGTCATGGATGAAATTACTGCCAATGGCAACACAACCCTTAAAACTAGAACCAAACTAGCGCTTAAAACTTTTGAGCATACTGCACAATATGACGGTGCTATCGCTAACTATCTTGGCAAAGAGCAAGATGGGTTTTCAAATACAATTAATCTGCAATTTCACAAAACTCAATCTATGCGCTATGGTGAAAACCCGCATCAAAATGCCGCTTTCTATGTAGAGCAAAATATTACTGAAGCCTGTGTTGCATCAAGCACACAATTTCAAGGTAAAGAAATGTCATTCAATAACATGGCTGATGCAGATGCAGCGCTAGAATGTGTTCGTAGTTTTAATGCACCAGCCTGTGTTATTGTCAAACATGCAAACCCTTGTGGTGTTGCACTTAGAGACAATATTCATGAGGCTTATTTAGATGCCTTTAAAACAGACCCTACCTCTGCTTTTGGTGGCATTATTGCTTTTAATCGCCCATTGGATAAGGCCACTGCGCAAGATATTATTGAGAAGCAATTTGTTGAAGTTATTATTGCACCGAGTGTTGATGACGATGCTAAAGATATCCTATCAGCCAAACAAAATATACGTGCATTAGAGTGTGGGGATTTGTCCAGTGCGCAACCATCACTTGACTATAAGCGAGTTACCAGTGGTCTATTAGTGCAAGACAAGGATCTTGGTGTTATCACTGAGAATGATATTAAATGTGTCAGTGAATTAGCGCCTACAGCCGGTCAAATTAAAGATTTACTATTCGCTTGGAAAGTCGCTAAAACCGTTAAATCAAATGCCATTGTTTATGTCAAAAATGAAATGACAATTGGTGTCGGTGCAGGACAAATGTCTCGCGTTTACTCGGCAAAAATTGCAGGTATTAAAGCATCGGATGAAGGCTTAGTGGTCGAGGGCTCTGTCATGGCATCAGATGCCTTCTTCCCATTCAGAGATGGCATTGATGCAGCGGCACAAGCAGGTATTAAGGCAATTATCCAACCTGGTGGCTCAATGCGAGATGATGAAGTCATTACAGCGGCAAATGAACACGGCATAGCCATGGTATTTACCGGCATGCGCCATTTCAAACACTAA
- a CDS encoding inverse autotransporter beta domain-containing protein: MDLNTSIVKVVSTSVLLLSLNTHSESITPDNIAEKTKNYVTNTFNKAKDQAVNDLEKDIVRQTDFTHLEISVGQDIFDLGGSTTKNKIEAVGVYRLHENDNTFIFNQTSLVDYNDRRTINLGLGAREINDDETVIYGGNIFYDYELDSNHDRVGLGLEYITSVGEVRFNKYKALSKLKNYKTIDETALDGHDFDIRYNLPYLYSSSVFYNKGKWEDGVGYEVKTKQWGLKAEPIPNLHLSVALQKQNSNTDKTVSSLSYVIPIGKQQVNKTMQDGEFTTKLQNIRKAIYKPVKRENRIMKKSVKLGVTASGY, from the coding sequence ATGGATTTGAATACTTCTATTGTTAAAGTTGTTTCAACATCAGTGCTGTTGTTAAGTTTGAATACTCATTCAGAGTCAATTACACCCGATAATATAGCTGAAAAAACTAAAAACTATGTTACTAATACATTTAACAAGGCAAAAGATCAAGCTGTTAATGATTTAGAAAAAGACATTGTTAGGCAGACAGACTTTACTCACCTTGAGATTTCAGTTGGTCAAGACATATTTGATTTAGGTGGTTCAACTACTAAAAATAAAATAGAGGCAGTTGGTGTGTATCGTCTTCATGAAAATGACAATACATTTATATTCAATCAAACTTCTTTAGTTGACTATAACGATAGAAGAACAATTAACCTTGGTCTTGGTGCGAGAGAAATTAACGATGATGAAACCGTTATATATGGTGGAAACATATTTTATGATTATGAATTAGATTCAAATCACGACAGAGTAGGTCTTGGTCTTGAATATATTACTTCAGTTGGTGAAGTGCGTTTTAATAAATACAAGGCACTTAGTAAACTTAAAAATTATAAGACCATTGATGAAACTGCATTAGATGGACATGATTTTGATATAAGATACAACCTGCCATACCTATACTCTTCATCTGTCTTTTATAACAAGGGCAAATGGGAAGATGGTGTTGGATATGAAGTTAAAACCAAGCAATGGGGTCTGAAGGCAGAGCCTATTCCTAATTTACACTTATCAGTGGCTTTACAAAAGCAAAACAGTAATACAGACAAAACTGTTTCATCTTTAAGTTATGTAATTCCTATTGGCAAGCAACAAGTAAATAAAACAATGCAAGACGGTGAGTTTACAACCAAATTACAAAATATCAGAAAAGCGATATACAAGCCAGTTAAGCGTGAAAATCGTATTATGAAAAAATCAGTTAAATTAGGAGTGACAGCAAGTGGATACTAA
- the dbpA gene encoding ATP-dependent RNA helicase DbpA: MSTSDFSSLKLHPGLLKNLGSLGYESMTPIQALSLPAILDGKDVIGQGKTGSGKTAAFGLGLLHKLNVKSYKVQSIVLCPTRELADQVSVEIRNLARAIHNIKILTLCGGAPFGPQIASLEHGAHIVVGTPGRIEEHLRKKTLKLDHVEMLVLDEADRMLDMGFQDAIDDIVEKIPDNRQTLLFSATYPQEIEDIAMRVMNNPVVVNAPSTDEESTIKQYFYQINTDDERMNALRILLAKHKSESTLVFCNTKLDTQDVADELVHYGFYALAIHGDLEQRERDQALIRFSNKSVSVLVATDVAARGLDIDALDLVVNFNVAHDPEVHVHRIGRTGRAGRSGIAATFFNDRETRKLDALEIDVTADELPSDSYLDKPIKRPEMTTLKIDGGKKQKLRPGDIVGGLTGKDGIPGTAIGKITVSSNWSYVAVESGLVKAALLKIQNDKLKGKTFRVRILS, translated from the coding sequence GTGAGCACATCCGACTTTTCTTCATTAAAACTACATCCTGGTCTATTAAAAAACTTAGGTAGCTTGGGCTATGAGTCTATGACACCTATTCAAGCATTAAGCTTGCCAGCGATCCTTGATGGTAAAGATGTGATTGGCCAAGGTAAGACTGGATCTGGAAAAACAGCTGCTTTTGGTTTGGGCTTACTACATAAGCTTAATGTTAAATCTTACAAGGTCCAATCGATTGTTTTATGCCCGACTCGAGAGTTAGCTGACCAAGTCTCTGTAGAAATTCGTAACCTAGCTAGGGCTATTCATAATATCAAAATTTTAACACTCTGTGGCGGTGCACCGTTTGGGCCTCAGATTGCCTCCCTAGAGCATGGAGCGCATATTGTTGTCGGCACCCCAGGTCGTATTGAGGAGCACTTACGTAAGAAAACTTTAAAGCTAGACCATGTTGAGATGTTGGTACTTGATGAAGCAGATCGCATGCTGGATATGGGGTTTCAAGATGCGATTGATGATATTGTAGAAAAAATTCCTGATAATCGTCAAACATTGCTATTCAGTGCTACTTACCCGCAAGAAATTGAAGATATTGCCATGCGAGTTATGAATAATCCTGTTGTCGTCAACGCACCTTCGACTGATGAAGAATCAACGATTAAGCAATATTTTTATCAAATCAACACTGATGATGAGCGCATGAATGCTTTGCGTATATTGTTGGCCAAGCATAAGTCAGAATCAACGCTGGTTTTTTGTAATACCAAATTAGACACTCAAGATGTGGCGGACGAACTTGTACATTATGGGTTTTATGCGCTAGCCATTCATGGTGATTTGGAGCAACGAGAACGCGATCAGGCGTTAATTCGATTTTCTAATAAAAGTGTTTCTGTTTTAGTGGCGACTGATGTTGCAGCGCGTGGATTAGATATTGATGCGCTTGATTTGGTCGTGAACTTTAATGTCGCACACGATCCTGAAGTACATGTTCATAGAATTGGTCGAACGGGTAGAGCGGGTCGAAGTGGTATTGCGGCAACCTTTTTTAATGATAGAGAAACAAGAAAGTTGGATGCATTAGAGATTGATGTAACTGCTGATGAACTACCAAGTGATTCATATCTTGATAAGCCCATTAAAAGACCAGAAATGACAACACTTAAAATTGATGGCGGAAAAAAGCAAAAGCTTCGTCCTGGTGATATTGTCGGTGGTCTAACGGGTAAAGATGGCATTCCAGGTACTGCCATTGGAAAAATTACAGTTTCCAGTAATTGGTCTTACGTAGCTGTGGAGTCTGGCCTGGTCAAAGCTGCGCTTTTGAAGATTCAAAATGATAAATTAAAAGGTAAAACTTTTAGGGTTAGGATTTTGTCTTAA